The sequence CTGCGAGATTTCTCATAGCCCGTTGCTTTACATTTTTAACCATCGATTGATACATTagattatattttgtgttattgttttggTATCatatgcaaagaaaataaaaaaagaaaatcatagtTGAAATGTTTGGGTATGTTATGAAAAATTTCCCAGATTCAGTTGGTTTGTTATGAAGTTTACATAGTATTGAAACATGAACATGAGGTTTAAGATGTTATAAGAAGAAGTCAAAATGAAAAGATGCACAAAAGTAAAGCGAATAAATTAAGGATAAGGGAttgaaaatgttattaaatCATAAAGACATataaaggacagacagagacaagacagacaagacagacaAGACAAGAAAATGCGAGTTAtgatatgtctttttttttttttatcaaaacagaaaagcaaaagaTTCTTAGATATTAAGAAACGTAACACCTACAGTAGGCCCATTGAATAAAGCACCCAACATTTAATCATGTGAAGCGTAACGTGCAATGTTCAGGTGTTTTAGACAAATATTTGGCCAAAACTATACAGttcaacacaagcacacagtaGCAAATACTCAGATATCACTGATACAGTGGAGGAGTTGACCACATGAAGTTTCAGGTGAAAAAGCTTAGACATACACCACGAATGAAGAATAATGAATTAGCTTTGCATTTCACTTCATAAACATCCTGTTTAGTATTTGCTCTTTGTCCCTCTAAACTTCAAATGGCCAACACAAAAATGTCCTCGCTGCAACAATTAAAAACACTTCCTAACCCCCGGTAATCGCATCCTGTAGTGGAGATCAGTTCACAATTTGTTTGCAGTGGGAAATGACACACAGTAAGAAAGGGCCATTTACTGACAAAGACCAGCTGTGCAAGTGATTTTAAAGCAGTGAGCATGtcacttgtttgtttacaggacCCAATTTATCTAAGAAATAACAGATTGGCCTCTGTGTCCTTTCCCACTATATTTTCAATGTGTGATACAGCATGCAGACATTGAACTCCCCCTGTACTGTTGGTAGCAGCCACAGAGAAGGTAGTGCTGTGCTGACGGAGTGTTGTTGCATCAGGTGAGGTGAGAAACACCATTGGTAGGAAGCAGTCACCTGCCCCAACAATGGCTAACTGACCTGTGATGGGTggagttttactgttttattaacAAGTGTTATTAGATGTTATTAGATTTTAATGTAACCTGTAATGCAAACAGTTTGTGAGCAAATTATAGTTataatgtatattttgtgtCAAACCCCAACCATCACAAGGCCACAGTCAGACAACAGAGAACAGCCACTGGTACAGTGTGACACCCTTTGTGCCTTCCTGCTGAAATGGAAATACACGGCAATATTGTGGTGCACAGCGGGCAACCCCACCACTCTGGATTACGCATCATTTGAGCCAACCATAAATAAAAgttcctttttttattctgacTGGCTTGGGCACATTAGTCGGATGGCAACTCAGTAAAATATTGATGACAGGCATTTTCGCTGGGTTTCTTAGGCTGCATGTCACACAAAGATTTCTGAGGAGCTGTCTGGACAATCTGTGCAGCTGCTTCATTCTCAGGTTCAGTTGCAAAGGTATTTTGTTCGTATCACCCAAATGCATCAAGACATATTGTCAGGTTGCGTCAAATGGCAGCCACATTCATGATGTTTGCTGAATCAGGGTAAGGGCGACAACAGGAGGGATGACGACAAAAACCCAACCTGTTTTTACTGGACACCTACAAAATGCTAAATAataaatgcaaacagaaaaagcttTTAAAGCAAGAGGTTGCTACCATAACTATAAAGTTATCATTATATAATAAACCCTTCATCTGACCTAATGCTGAATAACTTAATATTTTCATGAAATTTATAGTatggtttgtattttttcctcattaatttCTCCATGTGGTCCAGTCTAATGTCACTAAATCAACTTAAACTTATCTACTTAACTGACTTTTATTGAATCTGGTATAAACCAAAATATTTAGGGGTAATATAACAGTGTATTCAATAGTTTGAGTGCAAAAGCTTTTCTGAAATTGATACTTTTAGTGTCTTGTTTCGACCATTAAAGTAAGTTAAACCGTTTGAAATTTTCAGAGgataaaaaaatcaatatatgGTGTAAAAAAGAGCCAACTAATTTATTGTGTAGAGGTATTAATGTGTATAATTGTGCTGTTATAGCAATGTCCTAGTCAGCTGATTTTATGCTACAAATATTAGGCAGCTGCTTTCCCTGTCTCTGATTAACAGTGATGAGTGCCCCACAGATCTGAAGTACGTAATATGGGAGTTCACAAAAATAAGGTTGAGAGTTGTATATGAAGTTAGAACAAAAAATCTTGATTTTACTGAGAAAATCCTTTGGATCTATTCTTGGTAATTTGCAAAAATCAGCGTGCAGCATGCAgagtagagaaagaaagaaagaaagaaaaaggaaaaatacaggAAAACACACTGCTCAAGTGATTAAAATATGGAGAACACTGTGTTTTATATACATTATGATCTTCAGCAAAACTAAGACTGAACTACTAAAAGTAAAAGTGGCCATGTTTGCACTATTAAATTCTGGCTTTAATGTTGGCTCGGCTACTTTCAATAAATACCCTTTACTTGTCCCTTTTAAGTCTGGAATTAGAGGGTTTGAACACTTGTCAAGTTGGACATGAGTAAAGTATGGAAGAGAAAAAATGAGTTCCCATCTTTTGATTAGATGAAGGTGAAAGCGATGAAGAATACTGTAACCGTATAAATAACCAGTTATGACTGATCAGTTTGCTTTTCCTGATGTTTAAAAATCTTTGCTTGGTAAAATTCAAGACAAGGAAAAGTTTtcagaaatgacaataaaataaaataaaaattatactGTAAAGGCAATCATGTCTCAGCCACTGCAGTCTGTCACGGTCCGCTAACTGCCTCCCCTCTATTAACTACTATATTTACAACAATATCAGCCGGGGTTTGGTGCTTTGGGACCGTCTGTCAGGGGAAATGGTGAGTCTGGCTGTCACTGTATTCAGTGATGACATAATTCCTGCCCAAAGTCACACTTAATTTACACTGTGGAGGGAGCAGGTACCTACCTACAGTCAGACTTTAGTTACACTTGCACTGCAGTGGCGGCCTGGGGATGGGATGGAGAATGAGTGTTAATCACACAAGGAGAAGGTTACGGGGAGGGaagacacagagggacagacagaggaaaactgCAAATATTCTGACCAGACTGTTTACCAACGAAACATTAAACACACTcaaccaaaataaaagacttaATCATTcttgtatgtactgtatatgtgtagAAGCACTTGACCATCTCTATGACTAACTTCACACATGTCCTACAGTGTGATGAGTGTGTGCCTGCTATGGATACACGGGATTTGCTGACTCTTCAGATGCTATTCTCGGCACAGCAGCATATTGTATCATTCTTACATGGGATCAATTGCCTGTTAAAGATGCGTTGATCTCCTGTTACACATAATTAGAATTATTGATCTCTTCATGACCATTACTGAAGCCACAATGTGTCCGTACTGTACACACAGTACCTGGGATGTCTTCTGGGGAAACTAAATGATAAGCAACTGTATCCTGCATCCTCGTGTTAGCTGTATGTAGGTCATACAGACCTATATGCATCAGCTGCTGTCATTAAAACTCAATtccatttaatattttatatatatatatatacttctcatacatttacataaatatttatcatatgtacatatataccGATTGTACATATATGCatatcatgttttatttgtattataagGTAAAAATCTGGCTCAGACAAAAGAATATTTGCAGAGTGTTGAGATGAGGCAACATAGTAAAAACACAGTGGTACTGTTACACACGTTAGAACATGCATGACGATGTAGAACATGTAGTTTTACAAATGACTTACGACGAAAAGTGCGCAATGACATACAGGAGGACTCTGACAAGTGTTAccacataaaacacattttcacgcAAATTACTTCATACAAGAAAGCTTTTAGGAGTTAAATTTAGAGTTGGtgtattgtatttgtttgtagCCTGTTGTACTGAGCCACTGACTGTAAAGTAAAAACTgtcaataacaaaaaaaaaaggaggttgTAATGAATAATTTTGTATCGCCACATGCAGAAACAACAGATACCCTGTGGTGGCCAGTAAGTAAATATTATAAAACCCCTGGTCTTGGAAAATAATTACACTGACAAATATCACACCTCACAAATATCATAATTATGAGTAGTAAATGACAGGGTAAATAAGGGTGGGATGAAATGTGGATGAAGAGCGAATGCGCCCTATTAAACATAACAGCTTGTTTATGAATAGATTTATACACATTCTGTCTAATGTATGATATTTGttaaacctcaaaatttcattaaattgCAATGAAGAAATTCTGTTGGTTTACGAGTGGTGGGAGTTGTTAAATAAAAGGTATAAATCTTATTCTGTggtcaaatataaataaaaataaatatttcctaTTACAGATATCCTGAACCAGTGACATTTGTTCCATGTTCATATCAattaatttcactgttttggtGGCAATTTCCTTTATCAGTCGAATTCACAGAGGAAATTTAATAGGTGATGGTAAAACTAAGGAGAACACAGGAAGAACACAGGGGAAGTCAAAACACCgaacaacaaaacacagttgTACAAAACTCAAAGAcattaagaaagaaaacagatcatacgcacacacaacagcaaaataattcaaaataaatataacttAATCCTATGCACATAATACTCCACAAAAATGAAAGATGTACACACCATGTTAGAAACACAGAACATAAATAAGCACAAGAAAGACccaagatataaaaaaaaaaaaaaacaatcaactgTTCAGTAAGGAAgtgaaggcagagagagtggagagggggagagacaaagagagagaaagaaacacagaaccCAACAAGACTGAGATCCTTGAAGAAGGTCTAGAGGAGTGACTGGGAGAGGACAATCAAAGAGGTGATTGACCGTTTGACCTTAGTGAGCCATGCATATTGCACTGGGTGCGTAGGAAGTTAAATGGCCAACAATCAAAGGGAAGAAACGGAAAAGCTACTAAAAGACATCTTATGCATGTATCTACGAAAGAAATCACAATTGAAGCACAAAAGAATGCGTTTTAGACAGCATGAGAATCcctctttaaaaacaggaaggagaacGTTTATTTTCAGCTAAGAACAGGGACATTAACTAACTTAAATCCAATGATTTTGGGGACTATTTGGGGGGCTATTATACTAATTTCTTGATACTCTGTACTGTTTGTCTTCCTCTAACTCACAGATTTTTAACTCATTTTTACTCATCTCAATTTCAACAgccacacatatatatacagctTCCCATATGTTGCCATCTATTTAGGCATCTATCAAGGCTCAACATTAATACAGACTAACAATGAAACAAGGGCCCTTAAAGATCCCCAAACTAAGGGTATGAATCACAGTGTcatttcctggaaaaaaaaacaaaaaaaaaaccctgaagcaACTTCCTTGTCACTCAAGCACTTATTTTCTTCAATGGGCTCCTGGTTTGCTTTAAAGAGGGATTTTTGTAGCACTTAAATTGCAGTTTATACATAAGAACCATTGAGACTGAAGCAATGTGAGGGACCTCTAAGTGAAGGGCTTGGACAGCTCAAGGCTTGCTTACCTTAGACAGCATGTAGCCACTTTTCAATCAAATCTGTCATAgggtttgtctgtctgtctggtcaCTGTATAAGTGTTTCAGTCACCGAGTGCAGCTTTTGATCTCTATCCAGGTCTTCACAGTGTATATACAAAAGGTCCTGAACTCTGGACTACACTAGGCACTGAAAGCACAGTTACATGGTCTAGGGAATAGTATTTCAGATCCATTACACGCTCCCAGCACAGTATTTTGTAAATCAGCATTGCAGTGACTCTATAAGTCCAGCAGCTTTGTTTACAAAGCCGAGGTAGGACATTGAGtgacagcagttttaaattGTTGGCTTGTTTCCAGCGTGGCATGTCTCAAGAGGTACTATCCCTTGACCTTGACGACTCCTCTGACCCCAGTGACCTTGGGCCTTGGAAGGATGATTGTCATTCAACACTGCTGTGTCACAAATGTGTGAAGCCATCATGGCCAGGCCAATTGATTATACATAAAATAAGGCATATGTACATGTAAGTATGCACATCTTTGATCCTTAAATGTGTTCTAACATGAGGAATATGTGCCATTGAAGGTGCTACTCAGTTAACACCTGAAGGGTTTCACAGTTTAacctgtgcatgtgtacatgtacatattatatataaatacaagAAGTAGAAAGAGTTTATTTTTCAGGGCCAAAAATGTCTAGATTGCAGCGTCTGCTTTCGTTTGCCAAGGTGGAGGTCCACGGGGGAGGGAGCAACACGAAAAAACAAAGTAGAAGGGGAAAACAAAATTAAGCCACACacgacaacacaaacacaacactcaGACGGCattgagaggacagagacacagtgtatAACATGTAAGAATGAAAAAGCCCACATACACACGCGTGATATGACACAACCtgaagagagagacaacaacaacacagaggcaCATCAGACAACAACGTGACCCACTGTTCCCTTTCAGTCTTCTTCAGTGTATGGTTTATTAGTTATTGACACAGGACACGACAACTGGGTTATTTGAACCTGAGCTGCTGGGTGTATTTGCATAATGTGCACGCCCACACGGACGCGCTCTTGCACTCATGACTATACGTAAGTTTTAAGCtctcacacagatacaaacacacaagtatACACGTTTGTGCACACTGCTCATTATGGATGTATATCACAGAGCAAtcccattttctttctcattttttttttttttacatcttatACTCTGTTTATTGAGATTGTCACTGAGTTCACAAAATTATAATGAAGCAAATTTGTATGCAGGTAGGATACTGGGCTGAGGTTCGGTTTTATCGGATAAAATACCCCACAAATCAGATGATGAGCCCTAATAAAAGGCTCTGCCACCCCAACCTTCAAAATTCAGATTCAAGCACTACCTAGCCTTAGCTCCACTGTTTGCGTCAGTCTTTTCATGTGGTATTTAAAACTGACAGCACACTTCCAGGCACAGAGACGACTCTTCACAGGTGACACTTCAAACTCTActgaacatgtaaacacaacactgtggaAATGGTGTGGTGTGTATCTGTCATTTGAAGTCATgcactgtgtgtgcagctgtgtctgtgttaatgTGAGTGTTGTACTGGTGTAGTGTAATTTGTGCAACTGCAAAACATGCTATGTCATGGAGAGCCAGATCAGAATTTCTGGATGTTAAAGCTAAGGGATCcttcatttttaacttttagcaGTGTTACCTCTGGTCTATGGTTTGAtccaggaggaggtggagtttGCATTGAGGTCCTGCTGTAACAGAGACCCTTCCATCTTATACCAATCCTCAGTCAGAGGGGAGTCTGGGCTGGGTGCCAGGGCTGCTGCCTCTAGTTTGTTGTCAACAGGGGGTGTTGAAAGTTTGGAGGGAGTGTGAGGGAGTGTTTTGGTGCAGGTTGGcggcagtggtggtggttggaTTGCAATAGTAAATGAATCAAGGTGTCAGGTTTTCATGAGCATGAAGATAACGCACAcagggttttttaaaaaaaaaatgggggggTTCGGGGGGAGGGGGTAACAATGTAGCACATAAGGAAAAGAAGGGGGGAAATGAGGGCATGGGTTTAAAGATGGggcagaggagaaagggagTCAGGAGGGAAAATGTGGGGCGGGTTAGGGGGAGGAAAGTCATCACAGGGTGGGTTAGaaggtggggggttggggggtggtgGCAGGGCGGCAGGCCAAAATAAATAGGACGGTGcaaggcaggagagagagagagagaaaaagagagggagaaacagaagtGACGAGAAGTAAATTAATGCATGGTCAACTGTCTGAGTccagaagacagagaaagacagagattgTTTATGAGCATGAATGAATGTGACATTATGGGACACACAACAAATTTCAcagacactgtgaaaaaaatggaagaCATGACCGAGGGAgtgagaagaaaggaagaaagaaagaaagaaaaaggagagaaatagAGGGACAGAAAATCTCGTCtgacagaagaaataaaatatgataccaagcagtgatggaaaacacagacaacatgaaTGTGAAGAGGTGGAAACAAATAGAGCAGAGCAGAAGAGctgagtgtatgtgcatgtgttgtgaATGCATggctgtgtatgtatatatgtctTGCTGCTATCGCTGTGACTGGAGCCTTTAATCTGTAGTGGAGGCTCCCAAAGTCAGTGTCATGTGTACTCTCCCATCCAACCCACCTTCACTAAATATTTAAATCTGATCTTATATACATGCAGTAACCTGTGTGTACTTATCTGCACCGGATGCACACCGAACATATATGGCACATATGTTTACAGTATGTTGTGCCTTTGCATCTTGCTGTTGTGGATCTGCTTATATAAGATGTGCATGCTTTATGTATCTATCTCCTGGTGTGAAACGTACCTTTCCGCACATTCCCATCTGTGGCACGGAATTCCCTGGTGTTGAGCAGGAAGCAGGCGCGGTCCTGCTGGTAGCGTTCCCGGGTAGGCCCACGCCCGATAGGGCTCCTCTCATCCGGGCTCAGCACCTGGTCGATGGTGGGGCAGTCCTCGTTAGCCAGGGCGGCCGAGGCTGCATCACCGTTCTGCTTGGAATCTGGAGGAAaggtgttggggtggggggggacaACATGGAGGACAACACTGCATTAACAGAGCACCACAGAGAAGAGTATGAAGGGTAATATGAATTTGTATTACTATATTTAAATAATCAGGTGTgacaaaataagtcattgtattttctgcattttttttttactttgttgaaTTTTCACTGGGACATTATGTTAAAATAGAATAGGGTAgtatgttgttgtgtgttgtggtgaTGATACTCCAAAGCAGGCTTGGAGCCAGTtgtcaaaattttgtttaataggaaaaaaaaaaaaactactgacACAACCCACGAGAAACCTTTTCAGACTGGAAGAGAGCCAAGCAGACAGGATGTAGTAAAATCActgataaaatattttctgGCTCACTGATGACTAAGGCAGTAAAGTAATGCATTAAAGGTGCATTACCGCTGCACGTGACTGAGGCCTGATGCTGCAGCATGTAAAGAGCAAACACACCAGCCAATTTACCTCTACTCCTGATTTTACTGCTAATGCCAGAGAGAAACGTCTGAAGTCAGCCCAAATTGAGACGCATTAAGCTGTTTTAATAGATAATTGAGTTCATTCTACTTCCATAGTGTTTGTTGTTGGCTGACAGATGGGTGCCTTAAGGCGACTGTGGACCTACCAGTTGATCATAAATTACACATGAGGTCTGATGGGCCAGTGATTTCTCCAGAGTGGATCCAGAATCATCTATGCATCGCCTCATGATAGTATTCACATTTCTTTCTCGTGACACTTTGGCACTCTAATCCTCCACTGAACATTTGAAAACATACACGCCTAATACGCCATCTTTAAACATATTTCCAGGAAGCATGGCAGTCAGCTTTACTCAGTTTACTGGGTGACTGACtgtaaaaactgtgaaatacaTCTTGAGCATTGTTTTCCACAAAAATAGTAGAACTTCAGTGAGGAATTTGACACTTGAATATACACACTTATTCACACATCTGGTAGTTTTCCAGATATCAAAAGATAatatttgaggtcaaaataaagagagtaaacagggaaaaaaacaaaactctcacCTCTGTTAATCTCTATAATTTCTTCTTGGGCGAGAGGACAGTCACCCCCTATGCCTCCAGAACCCATCACTCCACCGAGAACATTTCCCAAGATCCTTTGTGGTGATGCAGTAGCCATTGCCAGGGCATCGGGCTTGCAGTAGTTGGGGGACCCTGGCTGGGGTGCTCGGGGGATatgtttgttcttctttttgggCAGCTTTTGTTTGGCCATGGCCAGAGAGTAGTACATGCCGAAGTTGTTGACAATGACAGGTACAGGCATAGCAATGGTCAGCACACCAGCCAAGGCACAGAGCGCACCCACCAGCATCCCTGACCACGTCTCCGGATACATATCTCCATAGCCCAGCGTGGTCATGGTCACCACGGCCCACCAGAATCCGATGGGGATGTTCTTGAAGTTGGTGTGGGCGCTGGCTGTTGGGTCATCTGGGTCTGCGCCAATTCTTTCAGCATAGTAGATCATAGTGGCAAAGATGAGGACACCAAGGGCTAAGAAGATAATGAGCAGGAGGAATTCATTGGTGCTGGCACGAAGGGTGTGGCCAAGGACACGGAGACCCACAAAGTGGCGGGTGAGCTTGAAGATTCGGAGGATACGGACAAATCGGACGACACGTAGGAACCCCAGGACATCCTTGGCAGCTTTGGAGGACAGACCGCTCAGGCCCACCTCCAGATAGAAGGGCAGGATGGCGACAAAGTCGATGATGTTGAGGGTGCTTTTGAAGAATTCTAACTTATCTGGGCAGAAGGTGACTCGCAGCAGGACCTCGATGGTGAaccagatgacacacacaccctccacgtATGTCAaccagctgtcagtcaccaCCTCGTATACAATCTCTTCACGGGTTGTGTTGCCCACTGTGACGTTCTCTGTCTTGTTGACGATGGTGTTGAAGGCCTCATGCGTCTCCATGCAGAAAGTGGAGATggagatgaggatgaagaaTAGGGAGCCGAATGCCACATActagaagaaaaggaagaaaacagaaaaaataagacaggaagaaggaagagTCAGATGCAAGTGGACTTTCCCTGAAGAGGACCTTAGCACAATTTGACCCATTGTGACCGACGTGGAAGGACAATCAGACTCATTAGGCCAAACCAAATTACATCAGACAGTCATAAATGATTGAGATGAATGATGAAGCTATAAAAATAGACGTGCTGTCAGTATCGTGTCATATCATGTGCCGTCAGGAAAAGGATGACTTACTGTGATTACAAGTTAATCAAATTATTAATTCAATCAGTTCTATATTAGACCTCCTTTTTTAACAGTTAAGCTTATTTTAATATGTATATGTACCCTATATTTTATCCAAACATCCCCTTTTACAAGAAAATTAGAGCAAACCAGATTTTTGAGTCCTGACAGACATCTTAAAACATCTGAAATGTACAACATAGGGAGAAAAgtgaggaagaaacagagagcaaAACTACAAAGCATTGCtgtaacactgaatgtaaaagagaaaagaagaaaatgggtaGAAATGTAATAACACCGCTAATTTGTGACAGTCACACAGAACAGGATGGAGAACAACAAGAAGCTGTAAGgatgagataaataaataactgatcATCTGTATACCATAGTCCAGTGAACAAGTGAGAAATCCCACACTTCAGTCCCACATCTCACTGTGCGTTCTGTGTCGTAAGTGTCAAAACACGCGTTTGGAGGTGCAGACATTTGTTTACAGATGTAGAATATGACGCAAGACCCTGCAAACTTCTATACGTTTTTTTGGcgtctttatttttaatatttagggAGCTACAATGTTTACACCACATAATTTGATCAAGTTTTTCCATGCAGATTCCACAACAGCAGCTTGCGCTCCTTCACTTTACCGCCTCAGGTAACATCATCCATCACTGCTTCATCACACCGCTTAGCCCACTTGAGATGACGGCTCAAATTAGACTTAAATTGAATTAGATTAAAAGAttttctgtgttcttttttttcttattgttattCCTGCTCCCTGGTATTTTGGTGGAGCAAAAGCCTCCAAGTTTTGCAAGATTAGGTGCATTTGAGTTACCCGTTCCTAAACATCAGTGAAGTTCcagtttcaaattaaaatgttttacatctgTTCCCTCCTACCTCTTGGGACTATTGTCTTCATACCCAGTCTACAAGGGGCATCCTTTTTATACAACATATCGGCTTCTTTACTTTCAAATATTTGCCTTTGGGGTAAATTTcctggacagaaaacaaaagaataagtAATAACCGTGTCCCACCACAGAGATCTCTGTTGTTTTCCAGAGTTTATTTTTtaggtttgtttatttctttttttttttttttatcactcaAAGGCAATTTTCTTAGCACTGGCGACCTGTGTGCTCTGCAAGCTTCTGTGTGTCTATATGTACCTGAGCTTGTTATTCTGCCATAGCCCATTTAATTGTCACTGAATCAGTTGCAGTAGCGTGATAACACCAATGTGTGAGTGGCTACTGCACACTCTTTCCCTGTTGCGGTCCATTCCAACAAGCCCTGCAGTGTATTTATAGATGCAGTATACTTTGtgctttttcaaataaataataaaacacagacatggcCTGAAGAGCAAAAGAGAAAGGTAATTCATACTTGAGTGGAGTCCATATATATAAGAAGCCTGAGTGCCCTCAGTGTATTGTGCGTGTCACCGTGTATTTTTTGACATTATGCCC comes from Toxotes jaculatrix isolate fToxJac2 chromosome 21, fToxJac2.pri, whole genome shotgun sequence and encodes:
- the LOC121175664 gene encoding potassium voltage-gated channel subfamily C member 1-like isoform X4, producing MLSSVCVSSFKGRKGGNKSSNKACYSADMTCPSESEKIVINCGGVRHETYRSTLKTLPGTRLSWLTEPDAFSNFDYDPKLDEFFFDRHPSVFSFILNYYRTGKLHCPNDVCGPLFEEELAFWGIDETDVEACCWMNYRQHRDAEEALDSFETPEPDAPDDDPALGGADGDLKRLCMQEDARKSGWWKTWQPKIWALFEDPYSSKYARYVAFGSLFFILISISTFCMETHEAFNTIVNKTENVTVGNTTREEIVYEVVTDSWLTYVEGVCVIWFTIEVLLRVTFCPDKLEFFKSTLNIIDFVAILPFYLEVGLSGLSSKAAKDVLGFLRVVRFVRILRIFKLTRHFVGLRVLGHTLRASTNEFLLLIIFLALGVLIFATMIYYAERIGADPDDPTASAHTNFKNIPIGFWWAVVTMTTLGYGDMYPETWSGMLVGALCALAGVLTIAMPVPVIVNNFGMYYSLAMAKQKLPKKKNKHIPRAPQPGSPNYCKPDALAMATASPQRILGNVLGGVMGSGGIGGDCPLAQEEIIEINRDSKQNGDAASAALANEDCPTIDQVLSPDERSPIGRGPTRERYQQDRACFLLNTREFRATDGNVRKGCVISRVSTGYEKSRSLNNISGMAGSSLRLAPITSPPFETYEAPGPLRRCRSPIPSIL
- the LOC121175664 gene encoding potassium voltage-gated channel subfamily C member 1-like isoform X1; translated protein: MLSSVCVSSFKGRKGGNKSSNKACYSADMTCPSESEKIVINCGGVRHETYRSTLKTLPGTRLSWLTEPDAFSNFDYDPKLDEFFFDRHPSVFSFILNYYRTGKLHCPNDVCGPLFEEELAFWGIDETDVEACCWMNYRQHRDAEEALDSFETPEPDAPDDDPALGGADGDLKRLCMQEDARKSGWWKTWQPKIWALFEDPYSSKYARYVAFGSLFFILISISTFCMETHEAFNTIVNKTENVTVGNTTREEIVYEVVTDSWLTYVEGVCVIWFTIEVLLRVTFCPDKLEFFKSTLNIIDFVAILPFYLEVGLSGLSSKAAKDVLGFLRVVRFVRILRIFKLTRHFVGLRVLGHTLRASTNEFLLLIIFLALGVLIFATMIYYAERIGADPDDPTASAHTNFKNIPIGFWWAVVTMTTLGYGDMYPETWSGMLVGALCALAGVLTIAMPVPVIVNNFGMYYSLAMAKQKLPKKKNKHIPRAPQPGSPNYCKPDALAMATASPQRILGNVLGGVMGSGGIGGDCPLAQEEIIEINRDSKQNGDAASAALANEDCPTIDQVLSPDERSPIGRGPTRERYQQDRACFLLNTREFRATDGNVRKEAAALAPSPDSPLTEDWYKMEGSLLQQDLNANSTSSWIKP
- the LOC121175664 gene encoding potassium voltage-gated channel subfamily C member 1-like isoform X3, with protein sequence MLSSVCVSSFKGRKGGNKSSNKACYSADMTCPSESEKIVINCGGVRHETYRSTLKTLPGTRLSWLTEPDAFSNFDYDPKLDEFFFDRHPSVFSFILNYYRTGKLHCPNDVCGPLFEEELAFWGIDETDVEACCWMNYRQHRDAEEALDSFETPEPDAPDDDPALGGADGDLKRLCMQEDARKSGWWKTWQPKIWALFEDPYSSKYARYVAFGSLFFILISISTFCMETHEAFNTIVNKTENVTVGNTTREEIVYEVVTDSWLTYVEGVCVIWFTIEVLLRVTFCPDKLEFFKSTLNIIDFVAILPFYLEVGLSGLSSKAAKDVLGFLRVVRFVRILRIFKLTRHFVGLRVLGHTLRASTNEFLLLIIFLALGVLIFATMIYYAERIGADPDDPTASAHTNFKNIPIGFWWAVVTMTTLGYGDMYPETWSGMLVGALCALAGVLTIAMPVPVIVNNFGMYYSLAMAKQKLPKKKNKHIPRAPQPGSPNYCKPDALAMATASPQRILGNVLGGVMGSGGIGGDCPLAQEEIIEINRDSKQNGDAASAALANEDCPTIDQVLSPDERSPIGRGPTRERYQQDRACFLLNTREFRATDGNVRKVLSF
- the LOC121175664 gene encoding potassium voltage-gated channel subfamily C member 1-like isoform X2, producing the protein MLSSVCVSSFKGRKGGNKSSNKACYSADMTCPSESEKIVINCGGVRHETYRSTLKTLPGTRLSWLTEPDAFSNFDYDPKLDEFFFDRHPSVFSFILNYYRTGKLHCPNDVCGPLFEEELAFWGIDETDVEACCWMNYRQHRDAEEALDSFETPEPDAPDDDPALGGADGDLKRLCMQEDARKSGWWKTWQPKIWALFEDPYSSKYARYVAFGSLFFILISISTFCMETHEAFNTIVNKTENVTVGNTTREEIVYEVVTDSWLTYVEGVCVIWFTIEVLLRVTFCPDKLEFFKSTLNIIDFVAILPFYLEVGLSGLSSKAAKDVLGFLRVVRFVRILRIFKLTRHFVGLRVLGHTLRASTNEFLLLIIFLALGVLIFATMIYYAERIGADPDDPTASAHTNFKNIPIGFWWAVVTMTTLGYGDMYPETWSGMLVGALCALAGVLTIAMPVPVIVNNFGMYYSLAMAKQKLPKKKNKHIPRAPQPGSPNYCKPDALAMATASPQRILGNVLGGVMGSGGIGGDCPLAQEEIIEINRDSKQNGDAASAALANEDCPTIDQVLSPDERSPIGRGPTRERYQQDRACFLLNTREFRATDGNVRKGRHCSASVTKV